In Epinephelus lanceolatus isolate andai-2023 chromosome 16, ASM4190304v1, whole genome shotgun sequence, one DNA window encodes the following:
- the aste1b gene encoding single-strand DNA endonuclease ASTE1, which translates to MGVQGLTTYVEGNKNFLQDVKFRDSRLVIDGCSLYFRLYFTHGLDQQHGGDYDTFAYLLTQFLSALAACNIQPYVVLDGGIDPSDKKFPTLRQRLQSKIKEADSLSHGRNGSVLPILTRDVFIQVLMQRGVPLVQCPAEADWEIACLAHQWNCPVLTNDSDFFIFDLPGGYLPLHFFQWTNLNGKASHRYISARCYTTNGLCRWFGGMNRELLPLCAVLAGNDYGTPKDAETLVGLLDVSAVGRGGGRGKGRAPTSRIEGFLLWLSSFPSPVEALEEVSRLMGEEGGGGKGKRGHKDGLSSQLWACMQEYHITAQSSLARWFTGSKAAPVGQISGLPECLSLAAAQGLLAPMVVDATVMRRVLLIPQVENSKLASSHCSARAIRQAMYGILLKRGPDVQARDMRVQENIGQGTRGQGGRGRGGGQTGGSGSRGQGIFFPTQQGVNVGYGIEQAASAATVQTQGSNAPVCVEEYDRVDLNLKKNQVEAHLPRTPLRLDTLAQAPVAVRLRVLLEVLGIKESALAPVPPHLRLAIAVTAFWLREATPTPSQHQLQALLLGMVHGELSWNNQPGATHLQHAVPQPNWAAERNVCAGLDRQRVRPGERRGLDVGVAHSFSQWQACLWSALCLNQLLLLPLPEPLLSWLYSGTLVHGLIRYLKGGRAAESLLTGGFLSGQLYSSLVEAVRNCSSKTHPSSSAAGRGRRGGGRGRRGRGRGRGRGGGGRGRGGGRGAEEINNRFALLMSEEESDDD; encoded by the exons ATGGGTGTCCAGGGTCTGACCACCTATGTGGAGGGGAACAAAAACTTCCTCCAAGATGTGAAGTTCAGGGACAGTCGTCTGGTTATTGATGGCTGCAGCCTGTATTTCCGCCTCTACTTCACCCACGGTTTGGACCAGCAGCATGGAGGGGACTATGATACTTTTGCATATCTGCTAACCCAGTTCCTCTCTGCATTGGCGGCCTGCAACATCCAGCCATATGTGGTACTGGATGGAG GGATTGACCCCAGTGACAAGAAGTTCCCCACTCTGCGTCAGCGTCTGCAGTCCAAGATAAAGGAGGCGGACAGTCTCTCCCATGGCCGCAACGGCTCTGTGCTCCCCATCCTCACCAGAGATGTCTTCATTCAGGTCCTCATGCAGAGAGGAGTCCCATTGGTCCAGTGTCCGGCTGAGGCTGACTGGGAAATCGCATGTTTGGCTCACCAGTGGAACTGCCCAGTTCTGACCAATGACAGTGATTTTTTTATCTTTGACCTGCCAG GTGGTTACCTGCCACtccattttttccagtggaccaACCTGAACGGTAAAGCCTCTCACCGCTACATCTCCGCTCGATGTTACACCACTAATGGGTTGTGTCGCTGGTTTGGCGGCATGAACCGGGAGTTGCTACCCTTATGTGCCGTCCTGGCTGGTAATGACTATGGCACTCCAAAAGATGCTGAAACCCTCGTGGGTCTGTTAGATGTGAGTGCAGTAGGGAGAGGTGGTGGCAGGGGTAAAGGTAGAGCACCCACTTCCCGCATTGAGGGCTTCCTCCTCTGGTTGTCCTCTTTTCCAAGTCCAGTGGAGGCCCTGGAAGAAGTGAGCAGGCTAATGGGGGAGGAAGGTGGGGGCGGTAAAGGCAAGAGAGGACATAAGGATGGGCTCAGTTCCCAGCTGTGGGCATGCATGCAGGAGTACCACATCACGGCTCAAAGCTCTCTGGCTCGCTGGTTCACTGGAAGCAAGGCAGCTCCTGTAGGACAGATCTCAGGGCTGCCAGAGTGCTTGTCGCTGGCTGCAGCGCAAGGTCTGTTGGCTCCCATGGTGGTGGATGCCACAGTGATGCGCAGGGTTCTGCTCATCCCACAGGTGGAGaacagcaagctagctagcagccATTGTAGTGCCAGAGCCATACGCCAGGCTATGTATGGGATTCTGCTGAAGCGAGGCCCAGATGTCCAAGCACGGGATATGAGGGTACAGGAAAACATCGGTCAGGGTACAAGAGGGCAAGGGGGAAGGGGACGGGGAGGTGGTCAGACTGGTGGGAGTGGGAGTAGGGGTCAGGGCATATTTTTTCCCACACAGCAGGGTGTAAATGTAGGATATGGCATTGAACAAGCAGCTAGTGCAGCTACAGTGCAGACTCAGGGCTCTaatgctccagtgtgtgtggaggagtaCGACCGTGTGGATCTGAACCTGAAGAAAAACCAAGTAGAGGCACATCTGCCCAGAACTCCCCTACGTCTAGATACACTTGCTCAG GCTCCTGTTGCAGTCCGTCTACGCGTTCTGTTAGAAGTCCTGGGGATAAAGGAGTCTGCCCTGGCTCCTGTTCCTCCCCACCTGAGGCTGGCTATAGCAGTGACAGCCTTCTGGTTGCGAGAGGCTACACCGACACCCTCGCAGCACCAGCTCCAGGCCTTGTTGCTGGGCATGGTTCACGGAGAGCTGTCCTGGAACAACCAGCCTGGAGCTACCCACCTCCAACATGCTG TCCCACAGCCAAACTGGGCTGCGGAGCGCAATGTGTGTGCTGGGTTAGATCGACAGCGCGTGAGGCCAGGTGAGAGACGGGGCTTGGATGTCGGAGTGGCTCACAGTTTCAGTCAATGGCAGGCCTGCCTCTGGAGTGCTCTGTGTCTCAATCAGCTattgctgctgccactgcctgAACCCCTACTATCATG GTTGTACAGTGGTACCTTGGTGCATGGTCTCATCAGGTACCTGAAAGGGGGCCGAGCAGCTGAATCCCTCCTCACCGGGGGTTTCTTATCCGGGCAACTCTACTCCTCCCTGGTGGAAGCTGTGAGGAACTGCAGCTCCAAAacccatccctcctcctctgcggcagggagagggaggagaggcgGAGGCCggggaaggagagggagagggagaggaagaggaagaggaggtggtgggagaggaaggggaggagggagaggagctgAGGAAATTAACAACAGGTTTGCTCTCCTGATGAGCGAGGAAGAGTCTGATGATGACTGA
- the smarcc1b gene encoding SWI/SNF complex subunit SMARCC1b isoform X1: MATMSGGTNLGIPGTSQTSSGSSAHRKKDSSPSARFWESPDTLAQLEVVRQWIGKHYKKYVLVDAPSCQALAAVTLQLLQFQEDAFGRQATSPALTKLPAQCFLDLRPGGGLCHIVGTAYKFKAEQGWRRFDLQNPSRTERNVEMFGTIERALIQNKCMSLPVVYMEPTLDQELISRLTEVITKHQGTLTEDRTLASHHICPSLASTEEDEWMRPVMRKDKHVLVHWGMHPDSYDSWLSSSDVEGEVEEPPHSEKPWRVHAGWVLDTDVFNEWMNEEDYCADDRNEPIILRRRIHLRDDQDAKPTPSKKRRRSPSPPSSEGRKKGKKGRRRGQQEEEPEEDLTKDMEDPTPVPNMEEVILPKNVNLKKDSENTPVKGGTMADLDEQEEDFPGREDEEGRAEIPRLSEGEDNITEQTHHIIIPSYTSWFNYNSIHSIEKRALPEFFNGKNKSKSPEIYLAYRNFMIDTYRLNPQEYLSSTSCRRNLTGDVCAVMRVHAFLEQWGLINYQVDAESRPLPMGPPPTPHFNVLADTPSGLAPLQHKPLQVSASQHMLYFPEKSREKPSDCQNFGLRSDIYTKKHPKTKGASAGREWTEQETLLLLEALEVYRDDWNKVSEHVGSRTQDECILHFLRLPIEDPYLEDSSASLGPLAYQPVPFSQSENPVMSTVAFLASVVDPRVASSAAKAALEEFSRVQEESVDKVSETSNQPDKTESMDTEKGEMNSTSHQVPLRADGLKVEPSGAKVEGELVKRENAENALAEERDGKGDDDESIERGDVDEARVMEQDLVEGSVATAAAAALASAATKAKHLAAVEERKIKSLVALLVETQMKKLEIKLRHFEELETIMDREKEALEQQRQQLLSERQTFHTEQLKQAEMKVRQQREQHGQPGYTMQQSALPAPSGQSMPNRMMPGGGNAQTMASRHPGAPNGMYPSSQPDGIAPTQPGPPASSHS, from the exons ATGGCCACAATGTCCGGAGGAACAAACCTTGGCATTCCCGGGACGAGCCAAACCAGCTCCGGATCATCCGCACACCGGAAAAAAGATAGCAGTCCGTCCGCTAGGTTCTGGGAGAGTCCGGATACTTTAGCCCAGCTGGAGGTGGTGCGACAGTGGATCGGGAAGCACTACAAAAAG taTGTGCTGGTGGATGCTCCATCATGTCAGGCTCTGGCTGCAGTGACCCTGCAGCTTCTTCAGTTTCAAGAGGATGCCTTTGGCAGACAAGCTACCAGTCCTGCTCTCACCAAACTGCCT GCACAGTGCTTCCTGGACCTGCGGCCAGGAGGTGGACTCTGCCACATTGTTGGCACTGCCTACAAGTTCAAGGCTGAGCAGGGCTG GCGGCGGTTTGACTTGCAGAATCCATCCAGAACTGAAAGGAATGTTGAGATGTTTGGTACTATCGAAAGAGCGCTGATACAG AACAAGTGTATGTCACTGCCTGTGGTATACATGGAGCCTACACTGGATCAGGAGCTGATTAGCAGACTTACAGAGGTTATCACCAAACACCAG GGTACACTTACTGAGGACAGAACGCTTGCCAGTCACCACATCTGCCCCTCACTTGCTTCCACAGAGGAAG ATGAATGGATGCGTCCTGTCATGCGGAAGGACAAACATGTTTTGGTCCACTGGGGCATGCACCCTGACAG TTACGACAGTTGGCTGTCCTCGAGTGATGTTGAAGGAGAGGTTGAAGAGCCACCACATTCAGAAAAGCCGTGGCGG GTCCATGCTGGCTGGGTTCTGGACACAGATGTTTTCAACGAGTGGATGAACGAAGAGGACTATTGTGCGGATGACAGGAATGAACCGATAATTCTCCGCCGGCGTATTCACCTCAGAGACGACCAG GACGCCAAACCCACCCCCTCCAAAAAGAGAAGACgttccccctctcctccctcctctgaaggcaggaagaaaggaaagaaggg gagAAGGCGTGGACAACAGGAGGAGGAGCCAGAAGAGGACTTGACCAAAGACATGGAGGACCCTACCCCTGTTCCTAACATGGAGGAGGTTATCCTACCCAAAAATG TCAACCTGAAGAAGGACAGTGAGAATACTCCTGTCAAAGGAGGGACCATGGCTGACCTTG ATGAACAGGAGGAGGATTTCCCAGGAAGG gaggatgaggaggggagAGCGGAGATACCTCGTCTGTCAGAGGGAGAGGATAACATCACagaacaaacacatcacattatAATACCAAGCTACACATCTTGGTTCAACTACAACAG CATTCACTCAATAGAGAAACGTGCATTGCCTGAGTTTTTCAATGGAAAAAACAAGTCCAAATCTCCAGAAAT CTACCTGGCGTACCGTAACTTCATGATCGACACATATCGGCTCAACCCCCAGGAATATCTCAGCTCAACGTCCTGTAGACGCAACCTCACTGGAGACGTCTGTGCTGTCATGAG GGTTCATGCATTTTTGGAGCAGTGGGGTTTGATTAACTACCAGGTGGACGCAGAGAGCAGACCCCTCCCCATGGGACCCCCACCTACTCCTCATTTCAACGTACTGGCTGACACACCGTCCGGGCTGGCCCCCCTGCAACACAAACCCCTGcag GTGTCAGCCTCGCAGCACATGTTGTATTTCccagagaagagcagagagaagcCTTCAGACTGCCAGAACTTTGGTCTGCGCTCCGACATCTACACCAAGAAACACCCCAAG ACTAAAGGAGCGAGTGCGGGAAGGGAATGGACAGAGCAAGAGACGCTCTTGCTGTTAGAG gcCTTAGAGGTCTACAGAGACGACTGGAACAAAGTATCGGAGCATGTGGGCTCCAGAACACAGGACGAGTGTATCCTCCACTTCCTTCGTCTTCCAATAGAAGACCCTTACCTAGAGGACTCCTCGGCCTCCCTCGGCCCACTGGCGTACCAGCCTGTGCCTTTCAGCCAATCGGAAAACCCCGTTATGAGCACTGTGGCCTTCCTGGCATCCGTGGTGGACCCACGGGTGGCATCGTCGGCAGCTAAGGCCGCACTAG AGGAGTTTTCCCGAGTGCAGGAGGAGTCAGTGGATAAAGTCTCTGAAACGTCCAACCAGCCTGACAAAACAG AGTCGATGGATACGGAAAAAGGTGAAATGAACTCCACCTCCCATCAG GTCCCTTTAAGAGCAGATGGGCTCAAGGTGGAGCCCAGTGGGGCCAAAGTGGAGGGAGAACTGGTCAAAAGAGAAAATGCCGAAAATGCACTTGCGGAAGAGAGAGACG GGAAGGGAGATGATGATGAGAGCATAGAGCGGGGAGATGTGGATGAGGCGAGAGTGATGGAGCAGGATCTGGTGGAGGGCAGCGTTGccacggcagcagcagctgctctgGCCTCAGCTGCCACAAAGGCCAAG CACTTGGCCGCAGTAGAGGAGAGGAAGATCAAGTCCCTGGTGGCTCTGCTGGTGGAGACCCAGATGAAGAAGCTGGAGATCAAACTGAGGCACTTTGAGGAGCTGGAGACCATCATGGACCGTGAGAAAGAGGCT ctggagcagcagcggcagcagctcCTGTCAGAGAGACAGACCTTCCACACTGAGCAGCTCAAACAGGCAGAGATGAAGGTTCGCCAGCAGAGGGAGCAGCATGGTCAGCCGGGATACACAATGCAGCAATCAG CCCTGCCTGCTCCCTCAGGCCAGTCCATGCCCAACCGCATGATGCCTGGTGGAGGAAACGCCCAGACAATGGCCTCTCGACACCCTGGAGCTCCCAATGGCATGT ATCCGTCCTCACAGCCTGATGGGATAGCACCAACTCAGCCGGGTCCTCCTGCGTCCAGCCACAGCTGA
- the klhl7 gene encoding kelch-like protein 7, giving the protein MTGVASPEKAASTKKKSERKCATKEEYRQLSSIMGVMNNLRKQGTLCDVTLVVQGKHFSAHRVVLAAASHFFSLMFTTRMMESMSHEVELRSAEPEIIELLIEFIYTARISVNSSNVQSLLDAANQYQIEPVKKMCVEFLKGQIDATNCLGISSLADCMDCPELKAAAEDFFQLHFTEVYKLDEFLQLDVTQLTHLLHQDKLTVRAEAQIYDAAVRWLKYDVCNRQQYMVEVLGCVRFPLVSKTFLSKTVQAEPLIQDNPQCLKMVISGMRYHLLSLEDREDLGESSRPRRKKHDYRIALFGGSQPQSCRYFNPKDSTWTDIRCPFEKRRDATAVFWDNVVYILGGSQLFPIKRMDCYNVLKDSWYSKLGPPTPRDSLAACAAQGKIYTSGGSEVGSSALNLFECYDTRTESWQVKTSMLMARCSHGSVEANGLIYVCGGTVGNNVSGRVLNNCEVYDPNTQQWRELCGMREARKNHGLVVVNSRIYAVGGQGALGGLDSVEYYDIASNEWRAAAAMPWRGITVKCAAVGEVIYVLAGFQGVGRLGHVLEYHTDTDRWVTCSKVRAFPVTSCLICVVDTCGVNEDEDMDLIDSQSHAAAAASSSASTSSSS; this is encoded by the exons ATGACGGGGGTGGCCTCTCCAGAGAAGGCGGCGAGCACCAAGAAGAAGAGCGAGAGGAAGTGTGCCACCAAAGAGGAGTACAGACAGCTGTCCAGCATCATGGGAGTCATGAACAACCTGAGGAAACag gGTACTCTCTGTGATGTGACCCTGGTGGTTCAGGGGAAACACTTCTCAGCCCACAGAGTAGTGCTGGCTGCTGCAAGCCACTTCTTCAGCCTCATGTTTACCA CCAGAATGATGGAGTCAATGTCCCATGAGGTGGAGCTCAGGAGTGCCGAGCCTGAGATCATTGAGCTGTTGATTGAATTTATCTACACAGCACG gaTTTCTGTGAACAGCAGTAACGTCCAGTCATTGCTTGATGCAGCCAACCAGTACCAGATTGAGCCTGTCAAGAAGATGTGCGTTGAGTTCCTCAAAGGACAAATTGATGCAACAAACTGCCTTG GTATTTCCTCCTTGGCAGACTGCATGGACTGTCCTGAGCTaaaggcagcagcagaggactTCTTCCAGCTCCACTTCACTGAAGTCTACAAACTGGACGAGTTCCTACAACTGGATGTCACACAGCTCACACACCTGCTGCACCAGGACAAACTCACTGTCCGTGCTGAGGCCCAG ATTTATGACGCAGCAGTGCGCTGGCTGAAGTACGATGTGTGTAACAGGCAGCAGTACATGGTGGAGGTGTTGGGTTGCGTCCGCTTTCCTCTGGTCTCCAAAACCTTCCTCTCCAAGACGGTGCAGGCTGAGCCCCTCATCCAGGACAACCCACAGTGTCTCAAGATGGTCATTA GTGGAATGCGCTACCACTTGCTGTCCCTGGAGGACCGGGAGGATCTGGGAGAAAGCAGCCGACCGCGACGCAAGAAGCACGACTACCGCATCGCTCTGTTCGGAGGCTCCCAGCCTCAGTCCTGCCGCTACTTCAACCCCAAG GACTCCACCTGGACAGACATCCGCTGTCCCTTTGAGAAACGCCGGGACGCCACAGCCGTCTTCTGGGACAATGTAGTCTACATCCTGGGCGGCTCACAGCTCTTCCCCATCAAGCGCATGGACTGCTACAACGTACTGAAGGACAGCTGGTACTCCAAGCTGGGCCCCCCCACGCCTCGTGACAGCCTGGCTGCCTGCGCTGCCCAGGGCAAGATCTACACATCTGGGGGGTCGGAAGTGG gcagCTCTGCCCTCAACCTTTTTGAATGCTACGACACAAGAACAGAGTCTTGGCAGGTGAAAACCAGCATGCTGATGGCCCGCTGCAGCCACGGCTCAGTGGAGGCCAACGGGCTCATATACGTCTGTGGAGGCACGGTGGGCAATAATGTGTCAGGCAGGGTCCTCAACAACTGTGAGGTTTATGACCCGAACACTCAACA ATGGAGGGAGCTGTGTGGGATGAGAGAAGCCAGGAAGAACCATGGGCTGGTGGTGGTCAACAGCAGGATCTATGCTGTGGGAGGGCAGGGGGCACTAG gtGGACTAGACTCGGTGGAGTACTATGACATTGCCAGTAATGAGTGGCGTGCCGCTGCGGCGATGCCATGGCGAGGCATAACGGTGAAGTGTGCAGCAGTCGGTGAGGTCATCTACGTACTGGCAGGGTTTCAAGGTGTGGGCAGGCTCGGACACGTCCTGGAGTACCACACAGATACTGACAG ATGGGTGACCTGCAGCAAGGTGCGTGCGTTTCCCGTCACCAGCTGCCTGATCTGCGTGGTTGACACATGCGGAGTCAACGAAGACGAAGACATGGACCTCATAGACTCTCAGTCACACGCTGCAGCCGCCGCCTCCTCGTCTGCCTCGACGTCGTCATCCTCATAG
- the smarcc1b gene encoding SWI/SNF complex subunit SMARCC1b isoform X2, translating into MATMSGGTNLGIPGTSQTSSGSSAHRKKDSSPSARFWESPDTLAQLEVVRQWIGKHYKKYVLVDAPSCQALAAVTLQLLQFQEDAFGRQATSPALTKLPAQCFLDLRPGGGLCHIVGTAYKFKAEQGWRRFDLQNPSRTERNVEMFGTIERALIQNKCMSLPVVYMEPTLDQELISRLTEVITKHQGTLTEDRTLASHHICPSLASTEEDEWMRPVMRKDKHVLVHWGMHPDSYDSWLSSSDVEGEVEEPPHSEKPWRVHAGWVLDTDVFNEWMNEEDYCADDRNEPIILRRRIHLRDDQDAKPTPSKKRRRSPSPPSSEGRKKGKKGRRRGQQEEEPEEDLTKDMEDPTPVPNMEEVILPKNVNLKKDSENTPVKGGTMADLDEQEEDFPGREDEEGRAEIPRLSEGEDNITEQTHHIIIPSYTSWFNYNSIHSIEKRALPEFFNGKNKSKSPEIYLAYRNFMIDTYRLNPQEYLSSTSCRRNLTGDVCAVMRVHAFLEQWGLINYQVDAESRPLPMGPPPTPHFNVLADTPSGLAPLQHKPLQVSASQHMLYFPEKSREKPSDCQNFGLRSDIYTKKHPKTKGASAGREWTEQETLLLLEALEVYRDDWNKVSEHVGSRTQDECILHFLRLPIEDPYLEDSSASLGPLAYQPVPFSQSENPVMSTVAFLASVVDPRVASSAAKAALEEFSRVQEESVDKVSETSNQPDKTESMDTEKGEMNSTSHQVPLRADGLKVEPSGAKVEGELVKRENAENALAEERDGKGDDDESIERGDVDEARVMEQDLVEGSVATAAAAALASAATKAKHLAAVEERKIKSLVALLVETQMKKLEIKLRHFEELETIMDREKEALEQQRQQLLSERQTFHTEQLKQAEMKVRQQREQHGQPGYTMQQSGQSMPNRMMPGGGNAQTMASRHPGAPNGMYPSSQPDGIAPTQPGPPASSHS; encoded by the exons ATGGCCACAATGTCCGGAGGAACAAACCTTGGCATTCCCGGGACGAGCCAAACCAGCTCCGGATCATCCGCACACCGGAAAAAAGATAGCAGTCCGTCCGCTAGGTTCTGGGAGAGTCCGGATACTTTAGCCCAGCTGGAGGTGGTGCGACAGTGGATCGGGAAGCACTACAAAAAG taTGTGCTGGTGGATGCTCCATCATGTCAGGCTCTGGCTGCAGTGACCCTGCAGCTTCTTCAGTTTCAAGAGGATGCCTTTGGCAGACAAGCTACCAGTCCTGCTCTCACCAAACTGCCT GCACAGTGCTTCCTGGACCTGCGGCCAGGAGGTGGACTCTGCCACATTGTTGGCACTGCCTACAAGTTCAAGGCTGAGCAGGGCTG GCGGCGGTTTGACTTGCAGAATCCATCCAGAACTGAAAGGAATGTTGAGATGTTTGGTACTATCGAAAGAGCGCTGATACAG AACAAGTGTATGTCACTGCCTGTGGTATACATGGAGCCTACACTGGATCAGGAGCTGATTAGCAGACTTACAGAGGTTATCACCAAACACCAG GGTACACTTACTGAGGACAGAACGCTTGCCAGTCACCACATCTGCCCCTCACTTGCTTCCACAGAGGAAG ATGAATGGATGCGTCCTGTCATGCGGAAGGACAAACATGTTTTGGTCCACTGGGGCATGCACCCTGACAG TTACGACAGTTGGCTGTCCTCGAGTGATGTTGAAGGAGAGGTTGAAGAGCCACCACATTCAGAAAAGCCGTGGCGG GTCCATGCTGGCTGGGTTCTGGACACAGATGTTTTCAACGAGTGGATGAACGAAGAGGACTATTGTGCGGATGACAGGAATGAACCGATAATTCTCCGCCGGCGTATTCACCTCAGAGACGACCAG GACGCCAAACCCACCCCCTCCAAAAAGAGAAGACgttccccctctcctccctcctctgaaggcaggaagaaaggaaagaaggg gagAAGGCGTGGACAACAGGAGGAGGAGCCAGAAGAGGACTTGACCAAAGACATGGAGGACCCTACCCCTGTTCCTAACATGGAGGAGGTTATCCTACCCAAAAATG TCAACCTGAAGAAGGACAGTGAGAATACTCCTGTCAAAGGAGGGACCATGGCTGACCTTG ATGAACAGGAGGAGGATTTCCCAGGAAGG gaggatgaggaggggagAGCGGAGATACCTCGTCTGTCAGAGGGAGAGGATAACATCACagaacaaacacatcacattatAATACCAAGCTACACATCTTGGTTCAACTACAACAG CATTCACTCAATAGAGAAACGTGCATTGCCTGAGTTTTTCAATGGAAAAAACAAGTCCAAATCTCCAGAAAT CTACCTGGCGTACCGTAACTTCATGATCGACACATATCGGCTCAACCCCCAGGAATATCTCAGCTCAACGTCCTGTAGACGCAACCTCACTGGAGACGTCTGTGCTGTCATGAG GGTTCATGCATTTTTGGAGCAGTGGGGTTTGATTAACTACCAGGTGGACGCAGAGAGCAGACCCCTCCCCATGGGACCCCCACCTACTCCTCATTTCAACGTACTGGCTGACACACCGTCCGGGCTGGCCCCCCTGCAACACAAACCCCTGcag GTGTCAGCCTCGCAGCACATGTTGTATTTCccagagaagagcagagagaagcCTTCAGACTGCCAGAACTTTGGTCTGCGCTCCGACATCTACACCAAGAAACACCCCAAG ACTAAAGGAGCGAGTGCGGGAAGGGAATGGACAGAGCAAGAGACGCTCTTGCTGTTAGAG gcCTTAGAGGTCTACAGAGACGACTGGAACAAAGTATCGGAGCATGTGGGCTCCAGAACACAGGACGAGTGTATCCTCCACTTCCTTCGTCTTCCAATAGAAGACCCTTACCTAGAGGACTCCTCGGCCTCCCTCGGCCCACTGGCGTACCAGCCTGTGCCTTTCAGCCAATCGGAAAACCCCGTTATGAGCACTGTGGCCTTCCTGGCATCCGTGGTGGACCCACGGGTGGCATCGTCGGCAGCTAAGGCCGCACTAG AGGAGTTTTCCCGAGTGCAGGAGGAGTCAGTGGATAAAGTCTCTGAAACGTCCAACCAGCCTGACAAAACAG AGTCGATGGATACGGAAAAAGGTGAAATGAACTCCACCTCCCATCAG GTCCCTTTAAGAGCAGATGGGCTCAAGGTGGAGCCCAGTGGGGCCAAAGTGGAGGGAGAACTGGTCAAAAGAGAAAATGCCGAAAATGCACTTGCGGAAGAGAGAGACG GGAAGGGAGATGATGATGAGAGCATAGAGCGGGGAGATGTGGATGAGGCGAGAGTGATGGAGCAGGATCTGGTGGAGGGCAGCGTTGccacggcagcagcagctgctctgGCCTCAGCTGCCACAAAGGCCAAG CACTTGGCCGCAGTAGAGGAGAGGAAGATCAAGTCCCTGGTGGCTCTGCTGGTGGAGACCCAGATGAAGAAGCTGGAGATCAAACTGAGGCACTTTGAGGAGCTGGAGACCATCATGGACCGTGAGAAAGAGGCT ctggagcagcagcggcagcagctcCTGTCAGAGAGACAGACCTTCCACACTGAGCAGCTCAAACAGGCAGAGATGAAGGTTCGCCAGCAGAGGGAGCAGCATGGTCAGCCGGGATACACAATGCAGCAATCAG GCCAGTCCATGCCCAACCGCATGATGCCTGGTGGAGGAAACGCCCAGACAATGGCCTCTCGACACCCTGGAGCTCCCAATGGCATGT ATCCGTCCTCACAGCCTGATGGGATAGCACCAACTCAGCCGGGTCCTCCTGCGTCCAGCCACAGCTGA
- the LOC117263757 gene encoding uncharacterized protein LOC117263757, with amino-acid sequence MLRFLCCCCFSGENSANDERQPLLHPTPSDLNGAGSARQTRSAHSDAHIVRRIGKLVMRRVCVPELDQRFTDMAETFNEQHERHEAMVRHINNLRQIYGCNRNDTLTLSECMGRIRDQHDSRYRVTLKLKGYDFSLDVVSVDESEEEPLPPHLRLAQDEVKGTSESAKATISKGATLQEMTGWLLRSKDQMAEQVNAAAASYQEQGRLNENLEENMKEVRRAKELSLGYRQQAGEVLTEASEIAGAYL; translated from the exons ATGCTCCGCTttctctgctgttgctgcttctcAGGTGAAAACTCCGCCAACGATGAg AGACAGCCTCTCCTGCACCCCACACCGTCTGACCTGAATGGAGCTGGCTCAGCCAGGCAGACCCGGTCAGCGCACAGTG ATGCACACATTGTGAGGCGGATTGGCAAGCTGGTGATGAGGCGAGTGTGTGTGCCAGAGTTGGACCAGAGGTTTACTGACATGGCCGAGACCTTCAACGAACAGCACGAGCGCCATGAGGCTATGGTCAGACATATCAACAACCTGCGTCAGATCTACGGCTGTAACCGCAATGATACCTTGACTTTATCCGAATGTATGGGGAGGATCAGAGATCAGCATG aTTCCAGGTACAGGGTCACACTTAAGCTGAAGGGCTATGACTTCTCCCTCGATGTGGTTTCTGTGGATGAAAGTGAGGAGGAACCGCTGCCTCCGCATTTGCGATTGGCTCAGGATGAAGTGAAGGGAACCTCTGAGAGTGCCAAAGCCACAATCTCAAAGGGTGCCACGCTTCAAGAGATGACTGGCTGGCTGCTCCGTAGCAAGGATCAAATGGCTGAGCAAGTGAATGCAGCTGCAGCATCCTACCAGGAGCAGGGAAGATTGAATGAGAACCTGGAGGAGAACATGAAGGAAGTGAGGAGGGCGAAGGAGCTGTCGCTGGGATACAGACAACAGGCTGGGGAAGTCCTCACTGAGGCTTCAGAGATAGCAGGGGCTTATCTGTAG